atataataatgtgcagagatataataacacgcagagatataacacgcagatataataacacgcaaagatataataacgcgcagagatataataacacgcagagatataacacgcagatataataacacgcagagatataataacgcgcagatatataacacgcagagatgtaataacgcgcagagatataataacgcgcagagatatataataacgcgcagatataataacacgcagagatataataacgcgcagatataataacgcgcagagatataataacgcgcagagatataataacgtgcagagatataataacgcgcagagatataataacacgcagagatataataacgcgcagagatatataataacgcgcagagatataataacacgcagagatataataacgtgcagcgatataataacacgcagagataataacacgcagagatatataataacgcgcagatatataataacgcgcagagatataataacacgcagagatgtaataacgcgcagagatataataacgcgcagagatataataacgcgcagagatataataacgcgcagagatgtaataatgcgcagatatataataacgcgcagagatataataacacgcagagatataacgcgcagagatatatatTAACAccgcgcagagatatataataacatgcagaaatatataataacacgcagagcaatataatagcacgcagagcaatataataacgcgcagagatataataacgcgcagagatataataacacgcagagatgtaataacgcgcagagatatataataacgcgcagagatataataacacgcagagatgtaataacgcgcagatatataataacgggcagatatataataacacgcagagatataataacgcgcagatatataataacgcgcagatatataataacgcgcagagatataataacgcgcagatatataataacgcgcagatatataataacacgcagagatgtaataatGCGCAGcgacatataataacacgcagagacatgCTTCTGTATCAGTGCTAGGGGTGTCTCCTCTCTCAGGTTATTGTCTGATTAATATAATTAAGTGtaattacacaatataatgccACTCTGCACTGACAGGTGCCGCAGCCAATCAGAACTATTCCCGCCTCCTGTAGTCACTTCCGGTCTGAGGGCGGGACCGGAAATGGAACGTTGTCCAGTCAGAATTCACCACGAGCAGTTTCCCTGGTGATATAAAGCGCATGCGCAGCGCCACGTCCCGGACACCGGAACTCTCCCTTCTCGCCGTCATGCTGCGCACCGTGCCCCGGCTCTCCCCGCTGCTCatctccgtgctgctgctcgcGGTACGGGCGCAGATCCCCGAGGAGCGGGATGTGCTGCTGCTCACCAAGGCCAACTTCGGGGAGGCGCTGGGGGCGCACAAGTACCTGCTGGTGGAGTTCTGTGAGtcccgggggggagagagaggcgccggggggagagagaggcgccggggggagagagaggcgccggggggagagagaggcgccggggggggagagaggcgccggggggggggagagaggcgccggggggggggagagaggcgccggggggggggagagaggcgccgggggggggtgagaggggttgaggaagagagcGAGTATAGCATAgattggggagagggaggaggagagggagcatAGCataggctgaggggggggggagaggagaggaagctGGGGTCGGGGGCTAGAGGCAGAGgcctgggaggagagggggggggccgaggccggggaggagaggggaggccggggaggagagggggggccggggcgggaggggggggggcggctgctGTGACTGGAGTCCGCAGACACTGAGCGGATTTAGCCCCGGGGCGGCGGCTGTCACCTCCTGATATCATAGCAGGACCCCTCCAATCCCCCAATTTCTCCCCGCAGGGGGTCCCCCCTTTGcttgctctctgctcccccccgcaGGGGGTCCCCCCTTCTCTtgctctctgctcccctcccccgcagggggTCCCCCCTTCTCTtgctctctgctcccctccaCCGCAGGGGGTCCCCCCTTGTCttgctctctgccccccccccccgcagggggTCCCCCCTTTggctctctgctcccctcccccgcaggtgGTCCCCCCTTCTCTtgctctgctcccctcccccgcagggggTCCCCCCTTCTCTtgctctgctcccctcccccgcagggggTCCCCCCTTctcttgctctctgctgcccctccccccgggacACAGCACGTATTTGATTTGACGTGCGGCGATATTGCCCGTTCAACTGTGCCGCGCCTCGGCCAATCGGTttgagggggcgtggccagggcGGTGCCGGTTAGGGTGACGTGTACAGTGCAGACATGCCACTCCTGACCCCACGTGGTGTGCCCTCTGACCCCCGGCTCTGCCTGACACCTCCCTGTGCACCCCCGGGCTGTGAGCATGTTCCCAGCAAAGGCTTTATTACACCGGGACCGTTCCAATCACTGCAGGGCCCTGAGCAGGCTGACCCTGGGGGAGGAGGGCCCTGAGCAGGCTGACCCTGGGGGAGGAGGGCCCTGAGCAGGCTGACCCTGGGGGAGGAGGGCCCTGAGCAGGCTGACCCTGGGGGAGGAGGGCCCTGAGCAGGCTGACCCTGGGGGAGGAGGGCCCTGTTGAGCTTCAGCCCTGACTGCCCCAGTCTTATTCACACAGTTGTCCTACCGCTCAACCTATTAATCAGTGGTGCAAAGTGGATAAGGATACATATATAAAGGTTTCCCTAATCGGGGAGACACACGATTCCCTTGTGGATGCACTCTTTCAGATAAGTTACAGCTATGTGTTGAGAACAAATTGAATCTGAgcgatagctcaaactcctactgtACTCTTAAAATCAAACAATTAAGTATTTCATTAACAAATATTCcataatatatacaaaatataaaaattaatgactgatatatatttattgattttAAGAGTacagtaggagtttgagctattgCTCAGATTCAATTTGTTCTTAACGCCTAGCTGTAACTTATCTGAAAAAGTGAATCCAGAAGGTAATCTTTTGTCTCCCTTTTTAGGGAAACCTTTGTTTGATGCCCCAGTCGCATCCCTGGAGCATTGCACCGGTCCATTATTCTGGGGCTAAATGTGAAATGCAACACAACCATGAAATCTGTGCCTGCTGTTGTGCAGTTGTTCCTTGCTGTGTGTTCTCTCCTGCTCTGAAGTACCCGTTTACACTGTCTTACTAAAGTATTTCGTGTGATGTTTGCATGAAGTGATCTCTGCTTTGTCACGTGTCCTGAATGAAGTGGTTTGGTGGCATGAGCCACTAATGGTTAGAACAATATCTTTCTTCCCATCTAAGCATTTGTGCAGTTTCTGCTGTTAATCTGGTGGGCTGGATACTATTTGTGCTTCTCTGGGGGCTTGCACAAATCTATTGTGCCAGCTGCCATGTCTTTATATAGGATTTGGTATTGAAGTAAAGCTCTGCACAGTAACATCTCAACCATGTGCCTAATCTAATgctttaatgagttttaatacaggCTCTTATCTGCCTGGACTTTTCTGTCTGGGTCATCTGTGGTATCTGCAATAGCTCACCTGTACATTTACTAATTCTCCAATAAGCACATGCCAGGAAGGTCCCACATCCAGGGAAAAGATGGCTGCCCCTCTCTGGCTCTGCTTTAACCTGTTAACACCAGCATGTGTGTTCTGTCTGTTTCCTGACTTTGTGCTGCTGTGTATCTGCAGACGCTCCCTGGTGTGGTCACTGCAAGGCGCTGGTCCCCGAGTATGAGAAGGCTGCTGCAACACTGAAAGCAGAGGGTTCTGAGATCCGACTGGGTAAGGTAGATGCCACAGAGGAGTCTGAGCTGGCCCAGGAGTTTGGTGTCAGAGGCTACCCAACTATCAAATTCTTCAAGAATGGTGACAAGTCTTCCCCCAAAGAATACTCTGGTAAGCGTCTGTGAGCACAGACGAGGGTGAGATCTGTGGGTCAGCGTTCTGGGGAAAGGGTCGGAGGCAATCTATGCATACTGACCCTTAACTACAGGACAGGCTGGGAGGCTCAGCATGGGAGTTGTGTAGTGAAGATCTGTCTTTTAATACTATAGTAATATTTTTGGGTTGTTGGCAATTCATCATGAAGTCTCTGCAGAGGTGTCTGTCCTGGGTCACTGATATGTACAATGCATGCAATGCCTGTTCCCTGTGCAGCTGGTAGGGAGGCCGCAGACTTTGTGAGCTGGCTGAAGAAGCGCACAGGTCCGTCTGCCACCACCCTGACTGACGAGGCGTCTGCAGCTTCTCTGGTGGAGGCGAGCGACGTTGCAGTGATCGGATTCTTCAAGGTGAGACGATGgtcccccagtgtcactgacaCGCATACAAACCCAAGTCCTGGCATTCAGTTTGTGTACTGGGCTGCTTGGCAGGAATCGTTACACAGACCCAAGCTTTGGAACAGCCTCTAAGGAAGCAGAACTAAACATTTTGCCACAAGGAAGATGGGTTTCCTTTTCAGAGAACGCCTAGTAAATTCCTATTGTCACTGTCACGTCTCGTATAAAATATGTAGCGTTTGTGCATTGGtttccttggttcctgagactgCTCGTGAAACTTGTTCAATGTCTAAAACGTTGGCGCGGTCAGTGAAGTGCAGTGGTACGGCTTTCTAAATGAATCTCTGCTCCCCCAGGATGTCGAATCTGACCCGGCCAAGGTTTTCCTGCAAGCAGCAGAGTCTGTGGACGATGTTCCCTTCGCCATCACTTCCAGCGACGTGGTCTTCACCAAATACAAGCTTGACAAGGACGGTATTGTCCTCTTTAAGAAGGTGAGGAGTGGCCCATCTCAGGATATGTCTTTGCAAGGAGCCTGCTCTGAGATTAATCGGCAGGAGGCTGCTTCTGTATGTTGCAATGAACCTTCTCACGGGGTTTGAGGAGAGGAGGGTCTCTGATAAAGAGAATAGCTTATTTTTATATGCTCAGAGGATCCTCATCAATGTAAGTAAATAATGACCTAGTGAGGTGGGCAGGAGGGGGccagaggcaggtcgtttctgaacACTAGGCATTTAACCCTtctgttgctagggggcttgcAACACCATTGCAGGTCCATGTTACATGCCCCTCCTTGACAGTGATTGGGTTAACCCAGGGATGTTTTGTAGCGTGCATGATCTCTTCCGTGACCTATGTAGGTTGATACAAGCTTTATGGCAGCTTGTTAGCAGTCACCTGATCCCCATGTGAGACGCTCTGTCCTACCAACTTTCCTCTGCGGCTAAAGCATCAGGAAGTGGATACGTGGCTGTACACCCTGGCCCGGGTATTGCCCTGTTGGCAGAGGGTGTCTTGCGTGGGGGGTACATCCTGCTCTGGGTTTTGCCCTCTTGCTTTCGTGGTAAGAGGAGGGAGGTTCTCAGAAGCTGCATGTAGATGTTTGCTGCCTGATTATGACGCTGGGTTTGGCACAAGCAGCGCAGTTTTTCTGTCCCTCTGTCGGCGTATTAACTTCCTGCTGGCATGAAGCTGCCTGTCACGCCTGGTTAGTCAGTGGATGCCTTCAATATGAAATCATTTCTAACTTGGGTTTTAGAGCAGTGTTATTCAGGCCTTGCCCCAGCGCGTTATGGCAATGTCCGTGAATGGTTTCTGAGGGACTCTTCTAGTCTTGTTCGCATCCCTTCCCGCTGTGACACTGCCACCGGTACGCATCCCTTCCTGCTGTGACACTGCCACCGGTATGCATCCCTTCCTGCTGTGACACTACCACGGTACGCATCCCTTCCTGTTGTGACACTGCCACGGTACACATCCCACTGTCACGGGTACGCTTCCCTTCCCGCTGTGACACTGCCACGGTACACATCCCACTGTGACACGGGTATGCATCCCTTCCCGCTGTGACACTGCCACGGTACACATCCCACTGTGATACGGGTACGCTTCCCTTCCTGCTGTGACACTGCCACGGTACACATCCCACTGTGACACGGGTACGCTTCCCTTCCTGCTGTGACACTGCCACGGTACACATCCCACTGTGACACGGGTACGCTTCCCTTCCTGCTGTGACACTGCCACGGTACACATCCCACTGTGACACGGGTACGCTTCCCTTCCCGCTGTGACACTGCCACGGTACACATCCCACTGTGACACGGGTACGCTTCCCTTCCCGCTGTGACACTGCCATAAGTTATCGCAGCTAACGGGCCTGGTGCAGAAATGGTGGTAAACGGCTTGTTCGCATTGTGGCTTCTGGCAGTTGGTGGCAAAGTGATGTGCACAATTCCTACATGCACTGGCTACTCATTTCTGTTGGATTTTAACCCTTCTTTCTCCCTTAGTTTGATGAAGGTCAGAACCACTTTGAGGGAGAAATCACAAAGGAGAACATCCTGAACTTCATAAAGTCCAACCAGCTGCCTCTTGTGATAGAGTTCACAGAACAGGTACGTCTCTCCTTCCTCTTGCGCTTTAGTATTTTTTGTGTTGctccatgtacaggcataccccgctttaaggacactcactttaagtacactcgcaagtaaggacatgtcatccaataggcaaacggcagctcgcgcatacgcctgtcggcacgtcctgaacagcaataccagctccctacctgtaccgaagctgtgcgcaagcggggagactatagagcctgttacacatgcgttatttacatcagttatgcacgtatatgatgattgcagtacagtacatgcatcaataagtggggaaaagggagtgcttcactttaagtacattatcgctttacatacatgctccggtcccattgcgtacgttaatgcggggtatgtatatatgcgtacgttaatgcggggtatgcctgtgttacatacatgctctggtcccattgcgtacgttaatgcagggtgtGCCTGTactaaactttatttatttatttttttaaatctgcagaCCGCACCAAAGATCTTTGGTGGGGAGATAAAGACTCACATTCTCTTCTTCCTGCCGAAAAGTGTCCCGGACTACCAAGACAAGCTGGACGACTTCAAGAAAGCTGCTGCCAGCTTCAAGGGGAAGGTGAGGGACCCGCGGACAGTTCAGGGGCACCCAGGAAACTGGATGTAATGGACTTTAAAAAAGCCACATCCTGCAGCCGTGAGTGACCTGTGACATCCAATATTTGGGACGGAGTCTGGCACAGGAGTAACGAAAACTGACCGCAGGACGTTCAGATGCGTCTTGGGCTACGGCCCCATTCAATGCGCGCGCGACCTGGCGCCGTGTGCACTAGTCTGGGCTGTGACCTGTGGTGAAGAGTAGATCATGACGGGGCGGCGCATGGCCATGACATCCCgtggcaggttcaccctcattggctgaactgccgctgTGACGTGGCCAATGCAAGGCCGCCGCGCCCACACGTTGACTGGGGCTAGAGGGCTGTACCTTGTGTGCAGCTGCGGCCCCCGGGGACGAAAGCCTGAAGTCCCTTCATGGGATCCCCAACGTGCTCATAccggtggggtttttttttgttccttattAGATCCTCTTCATCTTCATCGATAGCGATCACAGCGACAATCAGCGGATCCTTGAGTTCTTTGGCCTGAAGAAGGAAGAGTGCCCAGCCATCCGCCTCATCACCTTGGAGGAGGAGATGACCAAGTATAAGCCGGATTCTGATGACCTCTCGGCTGATAAGATCAAGGAGTTCTGTGACCGCTTCCTTGAGGGCAAAGTCAAGGTGGGTCTGGCGAGCTACGGAGGACTGCAGTGATTGATGGGCTGTGCAGAAAAGGGAGTGTGCAAGGGGCATGACTAGTGTCGGTGGATAACTCAGAAGTGATTGGATTAGATACCGATTGTAAGTTACGTTAGTTTCTTGCACCTGCGCACAGATTTGCATTTTGATTCACAATCTTGGTTCTTGACTCTCGGAGGCAT
This region of Ascaphus truei isolate aAscTru1 chromosome 22, aAscTru1.hap1, whole genome shotgun sequence genomic DNA includes:
- the P4HB gene encoding protein disulfide-isomerase, coding for MRSATSRTPELSLLAVMLRTVPRLSPLLISVLLLAVRAQIPEERDVLLLTKANFGEALGAHKYLLVEFYAPWCGHCKALVPEYEKAAATLKAEGSEIRLGKVDATEESELAQEFGVRGYPTIKFFKNGDKSSPKEYSAGREAADFVSWLKKRTGPSATTLTDEASAASLVEASDVAVIGFFKDVESDPAKVFLQAAESVDDVPFAITSSDVVFTKYKLDKDGIVLFKKFDEGQNHFEGEITKENILNFIKSNQLPLVIEFTEQTAPKIFGGEIKTHILFFLPKSVPDYQDKLDDFKKAAASFKGKILFIFIDSDHSDNQRILEFFGLKKEECPAIRLITLEEEMTKYKPDSDDLSADKIKEFCDRFLEGKVKAHLMSQDEPEDWDKTPVKVLVGKNFEEVVFDEKKNVFVEFYAPWCGHCKQIAPIWDQLGEKFKDHEDIVIGKMDSTANEIEAVKIHSFPTLKFFPAGAEKKVVDYNGERTLEGFTKFLESGGQEGAAAEEDLEDLEEAEEPELEDGDDQHTKDEL